The proteins below come from a single Pichia kudriavzevii chromosome 2, complete sequence genomic window:
- a CDS encoding uncharacterized protein (PKUD0B09850; similar to Saccharomyces cerevisiae YCR031C (RPS14A) and YJL191W (RPS14B); ancestral locus Anc_1.146) gives MATENVTLGPQSQGTSEVFGVAHIYASTNDTFVHVTDLSGKETIARATGGMKVKADRDESSPYAGMLAAQDVAAKCKEVGITAVHIKLRATGGTKSKTPGPGGQSALRALARSGLKIGRIEDVTPIPSDSTRKKGGRRGRRL, from the exons ATGGCTACTG AAAACGTTACTCTTGGTCCACAATCTCAAGGCACCTCTGAAGTCTTTGGTGTTGCACACATCTACGCTTCCACTAACGATACTTTCGTTCATGTTACCGATTTATCTGGTAAGGAAACCATTGCAAGAGCAACCGGTGGTATGAAGGTCAAGGCTGACAGAGATGAATCTTCTCCATACGCTGGTATGCTTGCTGCTCAAGACGTTGCAGCTAAGTGTAAGGAAGTCGGTATCACCGCAGTCCACATCAAGTTAAGAGCAACTGGTGGTACCAAGTCCAAGACCCCAGGTCCAGGTGGTCAATCCGCTTTAAGAGCTTTAGCTAGATCTGGTTTAAAGATTGGTagaattgaagatgttacTCCAATCCCATCCGATTCTACTAGAAAGAAGGGTGGTAGAAGAGGTAGAAGATTATGA
- a CDS encoding uncharacterized protein (PKUD0B09860; similar to Saccharomyces cerevisiae YJL190C (RPS22A); ancestral locus Anc_1.147): protein MTRTSVLADALNAINNAEKSGKRQVLIRPSSKVIIKFLTVMQKHGYIGEFEFIDDHRSGKIVIQLNGRLNKCGVIQPRFNVKINDIDNWTNNLLPARQFGYVIMTTSAGIMDHEEAKRKHVSGKILGFVY, encoded by the coding sequence ATGACCAGAACTTCCGTCCTCGCAGATGCATTGAACGCTATCAACAACGCAGAAAAGTCCGGTAAGAGACAAGTCCTAATCAGACCATCTTCCAAGGTCATTATCAAGTTTTTGACTGTTATGCAAAAGCACGGTTACATTggtgaatttgaatttatcgATGACCACAGATCCGGTAAGATTGTCATCCAATTGAACGGTAGATTGAACAAGTGTGGTGTCATTCAACCAAGATTCAACGTCAAGATCAACGACATTGACAACTGGACCAACAACTTGTTGCCAGCAAGACAATTTGGTTACGTTATCATGACCACTTCTGCAGGTATTATGGACCACgaagaagcaaagagaaagCACGTCTCTGGTAAGATTCTAGGTTTCGTCTACTAA
- a CDS encoding uncharacterized protein (PKUD0B09870; similar to Saccharomyces cerevisiae YJL189W (RPL39); ancestral locus Anc_1.148), which yields MPSQKTFRVKQKLAKAQNQNRPLPQWIRLRTNNKIRYNAKRRHWKRTKLGL from the exons ATGCCT TCTCAAAAGACCTTCAGAGTCAAGCAAAAGTTAGCTAAAGcacaaaaccaaaacagACCATTGCCACAATGGATCAGATTAAGAACTAACAACAAGATCAGATACAATGCAAAGAGAAGACACTGGAAGAGAACCAAGTTAGGTTTATAA